The following coding sequences lie in one Deltaproteobacteria bacterium genomic window:
- a CDS encoding cytochrome C has protein sequence MRLLRVTAVFALGLWLAAAAARAQTFERLVMPGPVAKAHADLESDCSKCHTAFKRAEQDSLCLGCHDHQAIAADVRAKTGFHGRAPAVGAAQCRVCHPEHKGRDADIVGLDPSSFPHDSTDYPLRGAHERIACESCHESGANRRDAPADCAGCHASDDPHAGKLGRDCAGCHGEQRWREARFNHADTKFPLEGRHSEVACALCHAGERYEGTPRDCASCHQLNDVHRGRFGRDCASCHTSSRWKTKSFDHARKTRFPLTGKHASASCDACHPGGSLDQKLAMDCLSCHRGDDVHEGRNPADCESCHGTSAWKPANFDHDRRTEFPLRGAHREVSCESCHTKPVHEQKLGTSCASCHASDDVHRTQLGSDCRRCHGEVGWKQAVRFEHDLARFPLLGLHAVVACEECHSTPAYRDTKQACAACHERQDTHESRLGPRCELCHTPNGWKIWKFDHETQTEFPLRGAHTDLGCDSCHVEPVADAPKLASSCGACHEDEDPHRGSFGSSCERCHGEQSWRDVRIVR, from the coding sequence GTGCGGCTCCTGCGGGTCACCGCAGTTTTCGCGCTGGGTCTCTGGCTCGCCGCGGCAGCCGCTCGGGCGCAGACGTTCGAGCGGCTCGTCATGCCGGGCCCGGTCGCGAAGGCGCACGCGGACCTCGAGTCCGACTGCTCGAAGTGCCACACCGCCTTCAAGCGAGCGGAGCAGGATTCGCTCTGCCTCGGCTGCCACGACCACCAGGCGATCGCGGCGGACGTTCGCGCCAAGACCGGCTTCCACGGCCGGGCGCCAGCGGTGGGTGCGGCGCAGTGCCGCGTCTGCCACCCCGAGCACAAGGGACGCGACGCCGACATCGTCGGACTCGACCCGAGCTCCTTCCCGCACGATTCGACGGACTACCCGCTGCGCGGCGCCCACGAGCGCATCGCCTGCGAGAGCTGCCACGAGTCGGGCGCGAACCGCCGCGACGCGCCGGCGGACTGCGCGGGGTGTCACGCCTCCGACGACCCCCACGCCGGCAAGCTCGGCCGCGACTGCGCCGGCTGTCACGGCGAGCAGCGCTGGCGCGAGGCGCGCTTCAATCACGCCGACACCAAGTTCCCCCTCGAGGGCCGACACTCCGAGGTCGCCTGTGCGCTCTGTCACGCGGGCGAGCGCTACGAGGGCACGCCCCGGGACTGCGCGAGCTGCCATCAGCTGAACGACGTTCATCGCGGGCGCTTCGGCCGCGACTGCGCGAGCTGCCACACGAGCAGCCGCTGGAAGACGAAGAGCTTCGATCACGCCCGGAAGACGCGCTTCCCGCTCACCGGAAAGCACGCGTCTGCGAGCTGCGACGCCTGCCACCCGGGCGGATCGCTCGACCAGAAGCTGGCGATGGACTGCCTCTCGTGTCATCGCGGGGACGACGTCCACGAGGGGCGAAATCCCGCCGACTGCGAGAGCTGTCACGGAACTTCGGCCTGGAAGCCCGCGAATTTCGACCACGATCGGCGCACGGAGTTCCCGCTTCGCGGCGCACATCGCGAAGTGAGCTGCGAGTCGTGCCACACGAAGCCGGTCCACGAGCAGAAGCTCGGCACCAGCTGCGCGTCGTGTCACGCCAGCGACGACGTGCACCGGACGCAGCTCGGAAGCGACTGCCGCCGCTGCCACGGCGAAGTCGGCTGGAAGCAGGCGGTCCGCTTCGAGCACGACCTGGCGCGCTTCCCGCTGCTCGGGCTGCACGCGGTGGTGGCCTGCGAGGAGTGCCACTCGACTCCCGCGTATCGAGACACGAAGCAGGCCTGCGCCGCTTGTCACGAGAGGCAGGACACCCACGAGAGCCGCCTCGGACCCCGCTGCGAGCTCTGCCACACGCCGAACGGCTGGAAGATCTGGAAGTTCGACCACGAGACGCAGACCGAGTTCCCGCTCCGCGGCGCGCACACCGACCTGGGTTGCGACAGCTGCCACGTCGAGCCGGTCGCGGATGCCCCCAAGCTCGCGAGCTCCTGCGGGGCTTGTCACGAGGACGAAGACCCGCATCGCGGTTCGTTCGGCTCGAGCTGCGAGCGCTGCCACGGCGAGCAGTCCTGGCGCGACGTGCGGATCGTGCGCTGA
- a CDS encoding HAD-IB family hydrolase, with product MRERAFLTQEIDRGPSGPKVGAFFDVDGTLLAGFSAMAFWRDRLLSGQMSLSDVSENLLAFVGFQRGRVGFSGILAAFSGILRGTPEQELVETGERLFESELAALVYPESRALVTAHLRRGHTVAIVSAATRYQIEPLARDLGIEHVLCTRLEVEDGKFTGRYVSPACWGEGKASAVQELASRYGVDLEQSYFYSDAAEDLPLFEIVGRPRPTNPDARLARIAERRAWPQRRFRSRGRPGVAEVVRTLLATTSGATAFLLGLPLAFVTGRPKELVDFSIAAWGDLGTALAGIELAVDGEQHLWSDRPAVFIFNHQSALDVLLLCKLLRRDFVGVAKQELRRVPFLGTFASLTGTVFIDRADSSSAIRALQPAVDALRRGTSLAIAPEGTRTPTPRLARFKKGAFHMAMQARVPIVPIVIKNALDALPKHGLVIRPTRIEVVVHPPIPTRGWTRETLDERIAEIRRLYEETLAD from the coding sequence ATGCGGGAACGGGCCTTCCTGACGCAGGAGATCGATCGCGGCCCGTCCGGGCCGAAGGTCGGGGCGTTCTTCGACGTGGACGGCACGCTGCTGGCCGGCTTCTCGGCCATGGCGTTCTGGCGCGATCGCCTGCTCTCGGGCCAGATGAGCCTGTCCGACGTCTCCGAGAACCTGCTCGCGTTCGTCGGCTTCCAGCGCGGGCGCGTGGGCTTCTCCGGAATCCTCGCCGCCTTCTCGGGGATCCTGCGCGGGACGCCGGAGCAGGAGCTGGTCGAGACGGGCGAGCGCCTGTTCGAATCGGAGCTCGCGGCTCTGGTGTACCCGGAGTCGCGGGCGCTGGTCACCGCGCATCTGCGCCGCGGCCACACCGTGGCGATCGTGTCCGCGGCGACGCGCTATCAGATCGAGCCGCTCGCGCGGGATCTGGGCATCGAGCACGTGCTCTGCACCCGTCTCGAGGTCGAGGACGGAAAGTTCACCGGGCGCTACGTCTCGCCGGCCTGCTGGGGTGAGGGCAAGGCCAGCGCGGTGCAGGAGCTCGCGTCTCGATACGGTGTAGATCTGGAGCAGAGCTACTTCTACAGCGACGCGGCCGAGGATCTGCCGCTGTTCGAGATCGTCGGACGGCCGCGGCCCACCAATCCCGACGCCCGCCTCGCGCGCATCGCCGAGCGGCGCGCCTGGCCGCAGCGGCGCTTCAGGAGCCGCGGCCGACCGGGAGTCGCGGAGGTCGTGCGCACGCTCCTCGCCACCACCTCGGGCGCGACCGCGTTCCTGCTCGGTCTGCCGCTCGCGTTCGTGACCGGCCGGCCGAAGGAGCTGGTCGACTTCTCGATCGCCGCGTGGGGCGACCTGGGCACCGCGCTCGCCGGGATCGAGCTCGCCGTCGACGGCGAGCAGCACCTCTGGTCGGACCGACCGGCGGTCTTCATCTTCAACCACCAGAGTGCGCTCGACGTGCTCCTGCTCTGCAAGCTCCTGCGCCGCGACTTCGTGGGCGTGGCGAAGCAGGAGCTGCGGCGCGTGCCGTTCCTGGGCACGTTCGCGAGCCTCACCGGCACGGTCTTCATCGACCGCGCGGACTCCAGCTCGGCGATCCGCGCGCTCCAGCCCGCCGTCGACGCGCTGCGCCGGGGCACGTCGCTCGCGATCGCGCCCGAGGGCACGCGCACGCCGACGCCGCGGCTCGCGCGCTTCAAGAAGGGCGCCTTCCACATGGCCATGCAGGCGCGCGTGCCGATCGTGCCGATCGTGATCAAGAACGCGCTCGACGCGCTGCCCAAGCACGGGCTCGTGATCCGACCCACCCGGATCGAGGTCGTCGTGCACCCGCCGATTCCGACGCGCGGGTGGACGCGCGAGACGCTCGACGAGCGCATCGCCGAGATCCGCCGCCTGTACGAGGAGACACTGGCGGACTGA
- a CDS encoding PaaI family thioesterase codes for MSDPAPPNPRTARWKVSQTAVTGAWKEKRRLAAAMRTVISRLVEIEAPEAELAAAADGLERYAARLASHPRPNRYEGWAEASASGDVTSFFDHSPLIGLSNPLAPPIAMHGDEDGRRVHGSVVFGSAYEGPPGCVHGGYIAAAFDELLGFANSLSGNPGMTGTLTIRYRRPTPLHTELRFEGVCERSEGRKIYTSGQLFAGETLCAEAEGLFISVGAERFRGLFEERRKRDEQRGG; via the coding sequence ATGAGTGACCCGGCCCCTCCGAATCCGCGAACCGCGCGCTGGAAGGTCTCGCAGACGGCCGTCACCGGCGCGTGGAAGGAGAAGCGCCGGCTCGCGGCGGCGATGCGCACCGTGATCTCGCGCCTGGTCGAGATCGAGGCGCCCGAGGCCGAGCTCGCGGCCGCCGCCGACGGGCTCGAACGCTACGCCGCGCGGCTCGCCAGCCACCCGCGCCCGAATCGCTACGAGGGCTGGGCGGAGGCGTCGGCGTCCGGGGACGTCACCAGCTTCTTCGATCACAGCCCGCTGATCGGGCTCTCCAACCCGCTCGCCCCGCCGATCGCGATGCACGGCGACGAGGACGGACGCAGGGTGCACGGGAGCGTCGTCTTCGGCTCCGCGTACGAGGGTCCCCCGGGCTGCGTCCACGGCGGCTACATCGCCGCGGCCTTCGACGAGCTGCTCGGCTTCGCGAACTCGCTGTCCGGAAACCCGGGAATGACCGGCACGCTCACGATCCGCTACCGGCGCCCCACGCCGCTCCACACCGAGCTGCGCTTCGAGGGCGTCTGCGAGCGGAGCGAGGGCCGGAAGATCTACACGAGCGGGCAGCTCTTCGCGGGCGAGACGCTCTGCGCGGAGGCGGAGGGCCTGTTCATCTCGGTCGGCGCGGAGCGATTCCGCGGACTCTTCGAGGAGCGCCGCAAGCGCGACGAGCAGCGCGGCGGCTGA
- a CDS encoding NUDIX hydrolase, which translates to MPTPSPAPAPKLSATILLVRDGSTGLEVFMVKRHHQIDFATGAMVFPGGKLEDGDSDPRLRARCSGADALDADALAVRVGAIRETFEESGVLLARPRGSSSLVTADRLREIEARWRDRLNADEAGLIDLALAEDLELACDLLVPYAHWITPAMAPKRFDTWFFLVAAPPDQLALHDGGESVDSVWITPQNALAECEAGRRTIIFPTLMNLNLLGLARDLADALSRTRSRRVVTVLPGILRTPEGKPELVIPPEAGYPPLPPALAKPFLP; encoded by the coding sequence ATGCCGACCCCTTCTCCCGCGCCCGCGCCGAAGCTGTCCGCCACCATTCTGCTCGTCCGGGACGGCTCGACCGGCCTCGAAGTGTTCATGGTGAAGCGCCATCACCAGATCGACTTCGCGACCGGCGCGATGGTCTTCCCCGGCGGCAAGCTCGAGGACGGGGACTCCGACCCGCGACTGCGCGCGCGCTGCAGCGGCGCCGACGCGCTCGACGCGGACGCGCTCGCGGTACGCGTCGGAGCGATCCGCGAGACTTTCGAAGAGAGCGGGGTTCTGCTCGCGCGCCCGCGCGGCAGCTCTTCGCTGGTCACGGCCGATCGTTTGCGCGAGATCGAAGCTCGTTGGCGCGACCGATTGAACGCCGACGAGGCCGGTTTGATCGACCTGGCACTTGCCGAGGACCTCGAGCTCGCCTGCGACCTGCTCGTGCCCTACGCGCACTGGATCACGCCAGCGATGGCGCCGAAGCGCTTCGACACCTGGTTCTTCCTGGTCGCCGCTCCCCCGGATCAGCTCGCTCTGCACGACGGCGGCGAGTCGGTCGACTCGGTCTGGATCACCCCGCAGAACGCGCTGGCCGAGTGCGAGGCGGGCCGGCGCACGATCATCTTTCCGACGCTGATGAACCTGAACCTGCTCGGGCTCGCGCGCGACCTCGCCGACGCGCTTTCGCGCACGCGCTCGCGCCGGGTGGTGACGGTGCTGCCGGGGATCCTTCGAACCCCCGAGGGGAAGCCCGAGCTCGTGATTCCGCCCGAGGCCGGCTATCCGCCGCTCCCGCCCGCGCTGGCGAAGCCGTTCCTCCCCTGA
- a CDS encoding PEP-CTERM sorting domain-containing protein (PEP-CTERM proteins occur, often in large numbers, in the proteomes of bacteria that also encode an exosortase, a predicted intramembrane cysteine proteinase. The presence of a PEP-CTERM domain at a protein's C-terminus predicts cleavage within the sorting domain, followed by covalent anchoring to some some component of the (usually Gram-negative) cell surface. Many PEP-CTERM proteins exhibit an unusual sequence composition that includes large numbers of potential glycosylation sites. Expression of one such protein has been shown restore the ability of a bacterium to form floc, a type of biofilm.) has protein sequence MRRVVSVAGLWALSTTGASALTLQIISGGLSASNLNYGCPTGSANCSVSRDFELSALAPASGSIVIDNTGTIATISLSIAGATFDPIGAGSSIVFGPTSYSATLSGAGLSTTPVGPGTGGINYGIGTGAVSGTANSNPFGVTPAVNITCSYPSGIGTCGITFGRTGFTGVEGHDWVHTFNVSVVALPEPSTALLVALAAGLLLLRSRRA, from the coding sequence CTGCGTCGGGTCGTGAGTGTTGCGGGACTGTGGGCGCTCTCGACGACCGGCGCATCGGCTCTGACGCTGCAGATCATCTCGGGCGGCCTGTCCGCGAGCAATCTCAACTACGGCTGCCCGACCGGATCGGCGAACTGCTCGGTCAGCCGGGATTTCGAGCTTTCGGCCCTCGCGCCCGCGAGTGGCTCGATCGTGATCGACAACACCGGGACGATCGCCACGATCTCCCTCTCGATCGCAGGCGCCACGTTCGACCCGATCGGGGCCGGGTCGTCGATCGTGTTCGGCCCGACCTCCTATTCCGCCACGCTCAGCGGCGCGGGCCTGTCGACGACGCCGGTCGGTCCGGGGACCGGTGGCATCAACTACGGAATCGGCACCGGCGCGGTGAGCGGGACGGCGAACTCGAACCCCTTCGGCGTGACGCCGGCGGTGAACATCACCTGCAGCTATCCGAGCGGCATCGGCACCTGCGGCATCACGTTCGGTCGCACGGGCTTCACGGGGGTCGAGGGCCACGACTGGGTGCACACATTCAACGTGAGCGTCGTGGCTCTGCCCGAGCCATCGACCGCGCTCCTCGTCGCGCTCGCCGCAGGCCTGCTCCTGCTTCGCTCGCGACGCGCCTAG
- a CDS encoding PEP-CTERM sorting domain-containing protein (PEP-CTERM proteins occur, often in large numbers, in the proteomes of bacteria that also encode an exosortase, a predicted intramembrane cysteine proteinase. The presence of a PEP-CTERM domain at a protein's C-terminus predicts cleavage within the sorting domain, followed by covalent anchoring to some some component of the (usually Gram-negative) cell surface. Many PEP-CTERM proteins exhibit an unusual sequence composition that includes large numbers of potential glycosylation sites. Expression of one such protein has been shown restore the ability of a bacterium to form floc, a type of biofilm.) has translation MVAGPAQAAPVVYTFTGGSAVLRLTSGAVTLSESAPLALGGVFATFDDAGSGELVDFEFSIVPEQTVTLDIMLGSYDCIQLHTATLTPGVGYTHLFQQNNGGGNFSIVAAPVLTSTTLDVMSSVPGPPSVPFVFAGNSATPLVATVDIVGGTALTLDGITIGSFTNADFSTIPVGQTVLAKLDLSFQGMVAVPEPAAAILIGLGCVGLAILRGRRI, from the coding sequence ATGGTTGCGGGTCCGGCCCAGGCAGCCCCGGTCGTCTACACGTTCACCGGCGGCAGCGCCGTGCTCCGGCTGACCTCGGGCGCGGTCACCCTGTCCGAGTCCGCGCCGCTCGCGCTCGGCGGCGTCTTCGCCACGTTCGACGACGCCGGCTCGGGCGAGCTCGTCGACTTCGAGTTCTCGATCGTGCCGGAGCAGACGGTGACGCTCGACATCATGCTCGGCTCCTACGACTGCATCCAGCTCCACACGGCGACGCTCACGCCTGGCGTCGGCTACACCCATCTGTTCCAACAGAACAACGGCGGCGGGAACTTCAGCATCGTCGCCGCACCGGTGCTCACATCGACCACGCTCGACGTGATGAGCTCGGTTCCCGGCCCTCCCTCCGTGCCGTTCGTCTTCGCCGGCAACAGCGCCACTCCGCTCGTCGCCACGGTCGACATCGTCGGGGGTACCGCTCTGACACTGGACGGAATCACGATCGGCTCGTTCACGAATGCGGACTTCTCGACCATCCCGGTCGGTCAGACGGTTCTCGCGAAGCTCGACCTGAGCTTCCAGGGCATGGTGGCCGTCCCCGAGCCGGCCGCCGCGATCCTGATCGGGCTAGGCTGCGTGGGATTGGCCATACTTCGCGGACGACGAATCTGA
- a CDS encoding helix-turn-helix domain-containing protein — MELDPNRCYDAMKARDRRFDGRFFVGVATTGVYCRPVCPARLPRRRNVRFYACAAAAERAGYRACRRCRPETAPGTPAWLGSSAIVARGLRLIDAGALDSGDVDRLAARLGVGARQLRRLFAQHLGAAPAEIARARRVHFSRALVDQSDRPITEIAFAAGFASVRQFNHAFRSSFGRSPRELRRARGGGADRGGEPLALRLAYRPPFDWRRISAFLAARAIAGVERATETGYGRTLTIGGSPGWLEVTPVADAASLLLRVTAPRGADLLGVIERVRRIFDLDADPLAISDVLTQSAELRPHLGALRGLRVPGAWDGFELGVRAILGQQVSVRGASTLAARLVRNFGKPIEGAPDGLSHLFPAPAELADADLDALGLPRARANAIRGLAAAIARGELVLDGARGLDDAVARLSALPGIGSWTAQYIAMRALGEPDAFPAGDLALRKALGRDGVPVRAEEAERWAERLRPWRSYAAMALWQSLALEETR; from the coding sequence ATGGAGCTCGACCCGAACCGCTGCTACGACGCCATGAAGGCGCGCGACCGGCGCTTCGACGGGCGTTTTTTCGTCGGCGTCGCGACGACCGGCGTCTACTGCCGGCCGGTCTGCCCCGCTCGGCTGCCGCGGCGAAGGAACGTCCGCTTCTACGCCTGCGCCGCGGCCGCCGAACGCGCGGGCTACCGGGCCTGCCGTCGCTGTCGTCCCGAGACCGCGCCCGGAACGCCGGCGTGGCTCGGAAGCTCCGCGATCGTCGCGCGGGGGCTGCGGCTGATCGACGCCGGAGCGCTCGATTCCGGCGACGTCGATCGGCTCGCCGCCAGGCTGGGGGTGGGCGCGCGCCAGCTGCGACGGCTTTTCGCGCAGCACCTGGGCGCAGCGCCGGCCGAGATCGCGCGCGCGCGGCGCGTGCACTTCTCGCGCGCGCTGGTCGACCAGAGCGACCGGCCGATCACCGAGATCGCGTTTGCCGCCGGGTTCGCGAGCGTGCGGCAGTTCAACCACGCGTTCCGGAGCAGCTTCGGGCGCTCGCCGCGCGAGCTTCGCCGCGCGCGCGGCGGCGGCGCAGACCGCGGGGGCGAGCCGCTCGCGCTTCGCCTCGCCTACCGACCGCCGTTCGACTGGCGTCGGATCTCTGCCTTCCTCGCGGCGCGCGCGATCGCGGGCGTGGAGCGGGCGACCGAGACCGGCTACGGCCGGACGCTCACGATCGGGGGCAGCCCCGGCTGGCTCGAGGTCACGCCGGTCGCCGACGCGGCGTCGCTGCTCCTGCGCGTGACCGCGCCGCGCGGCGCGGACCTGCTCGGCGTGATCGAACGCGTGCGGCGGATCTTCGACCTCGACGCCGATCCGCTCGCGATCTCGGACGTGCTCACGCAGAGCGCCGAGCTCAGGCCCCACCTGGGCGCTCTGCGCGGACTTCGGGTTCCGGGCGCATGGGACGGCTTCGAGCTCGGCGTGCGCGCGATCCTCGGCCAGCAGGTGAGCGTGCGCGGCGCCTCGACGCTCGCCGCGCGGCTGGTGCGGAATTTCGGCAAGCCGATCGAGGGCGCGCCCGACGGGCTCTCGCACCTTTTTCCCGCCCCGGCCGAGCTGGCCGACGCCGACCTGGACGCGCTCGGCCTGCCGCGGGCGCGCGCGAACGCGATTCGCGGCCTCGCCGCGGCGATCGCGCGCGGCGAGCTCGTGCTCGACGGAGCGCGCGGGCTCGACGACGCGGTCGCGCGCCTGTCGGCGCTGCCGGGAATCGGCAGCTGGACCGCGCAGTACATCGCGATGCGCGCGCTCGGCGAGCCCGACGCGTTTCCGGCCGGCGACCTCGCGCTTCGCAAGGCGCTCGGCCGGGACGGAGTGCCGGTTCGCGCCGAAGAGGCCGAGCGCTGGGCCGAGCGCCTTCGCCCCTGGCGCTCGTACGCGGCGATGGCGCTCTGGCAGAGCCTTGCGCTGGAGGAGACGAGATGA
- a CDS encoding methylated-DNA--[protein]-cysteine S-methyltransferase, with translation MKLEIGAIDSPLGELRFARWSGRVAGLAFADRWPDVERALRRRLAPVELGAARSAVDLAERLNGYFDGDLAALDAIEIALCGTPFQIRVWTALRAVRAGTTTSYGALARAIGAASATRAVGAANGANPIWLVVPCHRAIGSDGRLVGYAGGVARKRWLLAHESAPAAGQRLVQNSEKGRQPSGPNLVAEIFAPGGTATGLSPSKRWSITPSKSVSSSWRAS, from the coding sequence ATGAAGCTCGAGATCGGAGCGATCGATTCGCCCCTGGGTGAGCTGCGCTTCGCGCGCTGGTCGGGGCGCGTCGCGGGCCTCGCGTTCGCGGACCGCTGGCCCGACGTGGAGCGAGCGCTGCGGCGCCGGCTCGCGCCGGTCGAGCTCGGCGCCGCGCGCTCCGCCGTCGATCTGGCCGAACGCCTGAACGGCTACTTCGACGGAGATCTCGCGGCGCTGGACGCGATCGAGATCGCGCTCTGCGGCACGCCGTTCCAGATCCGCGTCTGGACGGCGCTGCGCGCGGTGCGCGCGGGGACGACCACGTCGTACGGCGCGCTCGCGCGCGCGATCGGCGCCGCGTCCGCGACTCGCGCCGTCGGGGCGGCGAACGGCGCGAATCCGATCTGGCTGGTCGTGCCCTGTCACCGCGCGATCGGATCCGACGGGCGACTGGTCGGATACGCGGGAGGCGTCGCGCGCAAGCGCTGGCTGCTCGCGCACGAGTCGGCCCCAGCTGCGGGTCAGCGCTTGGTCCAGAACTCCGAGAAGGGGCGGCAGCCGAGCGGCCCGAACTTGGTCGCCGAGATCTTCGCGCCCGGGGGCACGGCCACGGGCTTGTCGCCCTCGAAGCGCTGGTCGATCACGCCGTCGAAGTCGGTGTCCTCGTCCTGGCGCGCGAGCTGA